A single window of Myxococcales bacterium DNA harbors:
- a CDS encoding serine/threonine protein kinase yields the protein MSSGYGSGTGDKPRKSAAERSPVKVGELVADKYRVLEILAAGGMGVVVAAEHVQLGQRYAVKFLLSDAQHAQSVERFLREARAAACIESSRVCRVFDCGTLPDGSPYMVMEHLVGHDLGHELKTRGRLPVGETIDLLLQALEGIAEAHAVGIIHRDLKPSNLFLCQKPGRAREVKVLDFGISKVMATDESTEEDLTATATMLGSPRYMSPEQVQNAKHVDARTDIWSFGVILYQLLDGKSPFAGTTMGETIGKVLLHIPPPIRDTRSDVPDGLGQVIERCLERDRERRYRNVAELALALAPFGTPASQPSVQRITALLVGGQLGGPAVAAAPAAVAPAPIAPARDEELTRLMRRGTRGEELSVGTVGPVTQAAAAEFRPKRRGLFMALAAVGLLGLGGALALLLAGSSEAPAAPSAVAAAPGPAPAPAPSAEEPRAAAPGATPSASAASTAPSDSTAPSAAPSDSTAPTPSASAAPAARSVKKPVKPGARPGKSTEDLLSDSY from the coding sequence ATGTCTTCGGGGTACGGGTCCGGCACCGGCGACAAGCCGAGGAAGAGCGCGGCGGAACGCTCCCCGGTGAAGGTGGGCGAGCTCGTCGCCGACAAGTACCGGGTGCTCGAGATCCTGGCGGCCGGGGGCATGGGCGTGGTCGTCGCTGCCGAGCACGTTCAGCTCGGTCAGCGCTACGCGGTCAAGTTCCTGCTCTCCGATGCCCAGCACGCGCAGAGCGTCGAACGCTTCCTGCGCGAAGCGCGGGCGGCGGCGTGCATCGAGTCGTCGCGCGTGTGTCGCGTCTTCGACTGCGGCACCCTGCCCGACGGCTCACCCTACATGGTGATGGAGCACCTCGTTGGCCACGACTTGGGCCACGAGCTCAAGACTCGCGGACGACTGCCCGTGGGCGAGACGATCGACCTGTTGCTCCAGGCGCTCGAGGGCATCGCCGAGGCGCACGCGGTTGGCATCATCCATCGCGACCTCAAGCCCAGCAATCTCTTCCTGTGCCAGAAGCCGGGACGCGCCCGCGAGGTCAAGGTACTCGACTTCGGGATCAGCAAGGTGATGGCAACGGACGAGAGCACGGAGGAAGACCTGACGGCGACCGCGACCATGCTGGGCTCTCCGCGCTACATGTCTCCGGAGCAGGTGCAGAACGCGAAGCACGTGGACGCGCGCACGGACATCTGGTCCTTCGGCGTCATTCTCTACCAGCTCCTCGACGGCAAGAGCCCGTTCGCTGGCACCACGATGGGCGAGACCATCGGCAAGGTCTTGCTCCACATCCCTCCGCCCATCCGCGACACCCGCAGCGACGTCCCCGACGGACTTGGCCAGGTGATCGAGCGCTGCCTGGAACGCGACCGCGAGCGTCGTTACCGCAACGTCGCCGAGCTGGCGCTGGCGCTGGCGCCGTTCGGCACGCCGGCGTCGCAGCCCAGCGTGCAGCGCATCACCGCCTTGCTGGTGGGCGGGCAGCTCGGAGGCCCCGCCGTAGCAGCAGCGCCGGCGGCCGTGGCGCCGGCGCCTATTGCTCCAGCCAGGGACGAAGAGCTGACACGTTTGATGCGGCGTGGGACCCGGGGCGAGGAGCTCAGTGTCGGCACCGTGGGTCCGGTCACCCAGGCCGCCGCCGCGGAGTTCCGGCCCAAGCGCCGCGGGTTGTTCATGGCCCTGGCTGCGGTGGGACTTCTTGGTCTGGGTGGGGCTCTCGCGCTGCTCCTTGCCGGGTCCAGCGAAGCTCCGGCCGCTCCGTCCGCCGTGGCCGCTGCGCCCGGACCAGCGCCGGCGCCTGCTCCGAGCGCAGAAGAGCCTCGCGCCGCGGCGCCGGGCGCTACGCCAAGCGCTTCTGCCGCGAGCACCGCGCCGAGCGACAGCACCGCGCCGAGCGCCGCGCCGAGCGACAGCACCGCGCCAACGCCGAGCGCGAGCGCTGCCCCCGCCGCTCGCTCAGTGAAGAAGCCGGTGAAGCCCGGCGCTCGTCCGGGCAAGAGCACCGAAGACCTCTTGAGCGACAGCTACTGA
- a CDS encoding LamG domain-containing protein, which translates to MSAPLRFSFVLLAWASLGCAQIAGLEDAELASGSSGGGATANDKYGKAVLADGPVAYYRLDEAVGSPGVADSSGNGNDGTLSGKVVLGAPGAIAGNGAASFDGVSSINLGDKFGFAGQVEMSVEAWIWPLADDGGFLGKGYYQQGAGYDGWFLAEGSDDLQCVRGGAGVILPKLGKTEYTHVVMTFDGLNLTTYLNGKTAKSTPTTTAVIDHANPVQLGTVNEWASMVGSLDEVAFYDKALSPERVAAHYAAK; encoded by the coding sequence GTGTCGGCACCTCTTCGCTTCTCTTTCGTCCTGCTCGCGTGGGCGTCGCTGGGCTGCGCGCAGATTGCCGGCCTGGAAGACGCTGAGCTCGCGAGTGGCTCGAGCGGAGGTGGTGCAACCGCCAACGACAAATATGGAAAGGCGGTGCTCGCCGATGGCCCCGTCGCGTACTACCGCTTGGACGAGGCCGTGGGCTCGCCTGGCGTGGCGGACTCGTCGGGCAACGGCAACGACGGGACCCTGAGCGGGAAGGTCGTGCTCGGCGCGCCCGGCGCCATTGCCGGGAACGGCGCGGCGTCGTTCGATGGGGTGAGCAGCATCAATCTCGGCGACAAGTTCGGGTTCGCCGGCCAGGTCGAGATGAGCGTCGAGGCCTGGATCTGGCCGCTGGCGGACGACGGCGGTTTTCTGGGCAAGGGCTACTACCAGCAGGGCGCGGGCTACGACGGCTGGTTCCTCGCGGAAGGCTCTGACGACTTGCAGTGTGTTCGCGGTGGCGCAGGCGTCATCCTGCCGAAGCTCGGCAAGACCGAGTACACCCATGTGGTGATGACGTTCGACGGTCTCAACCTGACCACCTACCTCAACGGCAAGACCGCCAAGAGCACGCCGACCACCACCGCCGTCATCGATCACGCGAACCCGGTGCAGCTCGGGACCGTCAACGAGTGGGCGTCGATGGTTGGCAGCCTGGATGAGGTTGCGTTCTACGACAAGGCGCTGTCGCCCGAGCGCGTCGCCGCGCACTACGCGGCCAAGTAG
- a CDS encoding carbohydrate-binding family 9-like protein → MSRHRPVTPLAWAALLAALTTHGCKRAPSYDEPLVDRSDGALPELTAPRVLPNAIVIDGKLDEQAWVGAGMSKMFVSPGSGRPAPSSKVNARARVVWNEQDLLVAFEVWDAGPTSPFGHDDVDPHIWARASGVELMLQPGERSDNRDYFELQVDVNGAVWDTRFDDYMNPVTGGPDDASKRFGHQEWRSGVERAVEIDGRRGRYVVELRVPWASLRTSAFAGPPRPGATMRANFYSFRDGQSDSLAWSPLLAQGNFHKSARFGRVHLGR, encoded by the coding sequence ATGTCGCGTCATCGTCCTGTCACCCCGCTCGCGTGGGCCGCGCTGCTCGCGGCGCTCACGACTCACGGCTGCAAGCGTGCCCCGAGCTACGATGAACCGCTCGTCGATCGCAGCGATGGCGCGTTGCCGGAGCTGACGGCGCCGAGGGTCCTTCCCAATGCCATCGTCATCGACGGCAAGCTGGACGAACAGGCCTGGGTCGGCGCCGGCATGTCGAAGATGTTCGTCTCTCCGGGCTCGGGTCGACCGGCACCGAGCTCCAAGGTCAACGCGCGCGCCCGCGTGGTCTGGAACGAGCAGGACCTGCTCGTGGCCTTCGAGGTCTGGGACGCGGGACCGACCTCTCCGTTCGGGCACGACGACGTGGACCCCCACATCTGGGCGCGGGCATCCGGCGTCGAGCTCATGTTGCAGCCCGGCGAGCGCAGCGACAACCGCGACTACTTCGAGCTGCAGGTGGACGTGAACGGCGCGGTCTGGGATACACGCTTCGACGATTACATGAACCCGGTCACGGGCGGGCCGGACGACGCGTCGAAACGCTTCGGGCACCAGGAGTGGAGGAGCGGCGTCGAGCGTGCGGTCGAGATCGATGGGCGCCGCGGCCGATACGTGGTCGAGCTGAGGGTCCCGTGGGCTTCCCTGCGCACCTCCGCGTTCGCGGGCCCCCCGCGACCCGGTGCGACGATGCGCGCGAACTTCTACAGCTTCCGCGACGGACAGAGCGACTCGCTGGCCTGGTCGCCCTTGCTGGCGCAGGGCAACTTCCACAAGAGCGCGCGCTTTGGGCGCGTTCACCTGGGACGCTGA
- a CDS encoding serine/threonine protein kinase, with protein sequence MPEGWGGEATLPVGTANEVVRPESALARGALVGNYEVVSLIGMGGMGVVYRARDRRLSRDVALKLIRAQVPGTSACGVMCSLLLHEARTMARLRHPNLVAVHDVGEFRGCVFVAMEFVEGQTLREWLTPARTWRERMDALHQAGRGLEAAHAAGVVHRDFKPDNVLVSSAGRVLVTDFGVARSAADMAEPASFACGCDTNAASEIDTGAVVGTPGYMSPEQHDGLATDARSDQFNFAVTAWEILYGQLPFAGASLAETRSALRAPPREPPTGEVPPEVLAVLRRGLGQRASARFPSMADFLERLERAAS encoded by the coding sequence ATGCCTGAGGGTTGGGGTGGTGAAGCGACGCTGCCGGTGGGGACTGCGAACGAGGTGGTGCGGCCTGAGTCTGCTCTTGCGCGGGGGGCCCTCGTCGGCAACTACGAGGTCGTGTCATTGATCGGCATGGGTGGCATGGGCGTCGTGTATCGCGCCCGTGATCGCCGCCTCTCCCGCGATGTGGCGCTCAAGCTGATCCGGGCTCAGGTGCCCGGCACCAGCGCCTGCGGCGTGATGTGCTCGCTGTTGCTGCACGAAGCCCGCACCATGGCGCGCCTTCGCCACCCGAACCTGGTCGCCGTCCACGACGTCGGCGAGTTCCGCGGCTGTGTCTTCGTCGCGATGGAGTTCGTCGAAGGCCAGACTTTGCGAGAGTGGTTGACCCCCGCGCGGACTTGGCGCGAGCGCATGGACGCCCTACACCAAGCGGGTCGCGGCCTCGAGGCGGCTCACGCCGCCGGCGTCGTACACCGGGACTTCAAACCGGACAACGTGCTGGTCAGCAGCGCCGGGCGGGTGCTCGTCACCGATTTCGGCGTTGCTCGTAGCGCCGCGGACATGGCAGAGCCTGCGAGCTTTGCTTGCGGTTGTGACACCAACGCGGCGTCGGAGATCGACACCGGAGCCGTGGTGGGCACACCCGGCTACATGTCGCCGGAACAACACGATGGACTGGCCACCGACGCACGCAGCGATCAGTTCAACTTTGCGGTCACGGCCTGGGAGATCCTCTATGGACAGCTGCCGTTCGCCGGAGCCTCACTCGCGGAGACCCGCTCGGCGCTCCGAGCGCCGCCGCGCGAGCCGCCGACCGGCGAGGTGCCGCCCGAGGTGCTGGCAGTGTTGAGGCGTGGGCTCGGTCAGCGTGCGAGTGCCCGGTTCCCGTCGATGGCTGACTTTTTGGAGCGCCTCGAGCGCGCGGCGAGCTGA
- a CDS encoding right-handed parallel beta-helix repeat-containing protein, with protein sequence MLRAVSISLSLLVFVACGDDASSTAKATGGSGGTSGGAGGTAGAGGGSTGGAAGAAGGGGSSATGGAAGAGGAAGSGGAAGSGGSGGTPSCTLTESGAVTVTANGQIIEKLRITSKSGAAIKVDGFDKVVIRNVEILHEGGPGIDISNADDIVIENVRVVHTGAPTSGKNANENLNNIQCYSSAGPRVTGATLERGSSGIYLVQCPDSVLQFIEGHDFRGPFPRGQVVQWNNSDNGLLEDFSVVNPKGSWPEDNVNVFQSKNLTIRRGMIDGNNSPSGVGVIFDGGPSTGLVEDVDAIRMGNGCFSDYDGGPGVVFRRTRCRENICEDQGRGKPLSNALMWAGHTTHTDLKLEQSAYFKACNPGNLVWPKTSFAVVDLKEQDFTLRAAQANKFCWK encoded by the coding sequence ATGCTGCGCGCCGTCTCGATTTCGCTGTCGTTGTTGGTCTTCGTCGCCTGCGGCGATGACGCTTCGAGCACCGCCAAGGCCACGGGCGGCAGCGGTGGAACGAGCGGCGGCGCGGGAGGAACCGCCGGCGCGGGCGGCGGCTCGACGGGCGGGGCGGCGGGTGCCGCGGGGGGTGGCGGCAGCAGTGCGACCGGCGGAGCGGCAGGCGCGGGCGGCGCGGCGGGGTCGGGCGGCGCGGCCGGCAGCGGTGGCTCCGGCGGCACCCCCAGCTGCACGCTGACCGAATCCGGGGCAGTGACGGTGACCGCAAACGGTCAGATCATCGAGAAGCTGCGCATCACCTCCAAGAGCGGTGCGGCGATCAAGGTCGATGGATTCGACAAGGTGGTGATTCGCAACGTCGAAATCCTCCACGAGGGCGGACCCGGGATCGACATTTCGAACGCCGACGACATCGTGATCGAGAACGTGCGTGTGGTGCACACCGGCGCGCCCACGAGTGGCAAGAACGCGAACGAGAACTTGAACAACATCCAGTGTTATTCGTCGGCCGGTCCCCGGGTCACCGGCGCCACGCTGGAGCGGGGCTCGAGCGGCATCTACCTGGTGCAGTGTCCGGACAGCGTGCTGCAGTTCATCGAGGGGCACGACTTCCGCGGCCCGTTTCCTCGCGGGCAGGTGGTGCAGTGGAACAACTCCGACAACGGTCTGCTGGAAGATTTCTCCGTCGTGAACCCGAAGGGCTCGTGGCCCGAAGACAACGTGAACGTGTTTCAGAGCAAGAACCTGACGATCCGCCGCGGCATGATCGACGGCAACAACTCACCCTCGGGCGTCGGGGTGATCTTCGACGGTGGCCCGAGCACCGGCTTGGTCGAGGACGTCGACGCCATTCGCATGGGGAACGGCTGTTTCTCGGACTACGACGGCGGCCCGGGCGTGGTGTTCCGCCGCACCCGTTGCCGCGAGAATATCTGCGAGGACCAGGGTCGCGGCAAACCCCTGTCGAACGCCCTGATGTGGGCCGGGCACACCACCCACACCGATCTGAAGCTGGAGCAGAGTGCGTACTTCAAGGCCTGCAACCCCGGGAACCTGGTGTGGCCCAAAACCTCCTTTGCCGTCGTCGACTTGAAGGAGCAAGACTTCACGCTGCGCGCGGCGCAGGCCAACAAGTTCTGCTGGAAGTAG